The following coding sequences lie in one Bacteroidales bacterium genomic window:
- a CDS encoding HAMP domain-containing histidine kinase, with amino-acid sequence MNKKVVYLVIFLMMMAMIVLFSIQFYWMKNAIAMGEANFTRSINEAMNNVIYKLEKLEIAEQIRSKMYRNKQGKKIMQTIDSINRVYAKEIESVNADTLDNDSSQVSKNIFNVTSEKINVTVLQEHTGEIIKTYDTTIVTIKKRMNSPDPSSPVISDIPGLSYGIDSMLSKEVDILKENIDKYLDRTTLVNDVFNDLFNFKHYDDIENRLNFIILDSMIQEELRKKNIYSDYEFGVYSPLRNVMIIEKTGHYHKKLLEEGYAFNIFPRDLFMTPEYLMIYFPNKAAYLFMQNWQMILLSFILIFIIAFSFSYTIITIFKQKKLSEMKNDFINNMTHEFKTPISTIALSCEVLSDNSVEKSQPLYNNYIRVINEENKRLGAMAEKILQTAVIDKGQVNLHTELIDIHKIINETVQSIRIQVEVKKGMIKTELNAENTLISADKTHITNVIYNVIDNANKYSIVNPYIIVKTNSDNKGIHITVCDNGIGISKANQKKIFDRLYRVNTGNVHNVKGFGLGLHYVKTIVETHGGKVNVESEIKKGTTIFIFLPFDCKK; translated from the coding sequence ATGAATAAAAAGGTGGTTTACCTGGTGATTTTCCTGATGATGATGGCAATGATAGTGTTGTTTTCCATTCAATTTTACTGGATGAAAAACGCCATTGCCATGGGAGAAGCAAATTTTACGAGAAGTATCAATGAGGCCATGAACAATGTGATTTATAAGCTGGAAAAGCTTGAAATTGCAGAGCAGATACGTTCCAAAATGTATCGGAACAAACAGGGAAAAAAAATAATGCAAACCATTGATTCTATAAACAGAGTGTATGCAAAGGAAATTGAATCTGTTAATGCAGATACTTTGGATAATGACAGTTCTCAGGTATCAAAAAACATCTTTAATGTTACCAGCGAAAAAATAAATGTAACGGTTTTACAGGAGCACACCGGCGAAATTATTAAAACCTATGACACTACCATTGTTACTATTAAAAAACGAATGAATTCTCCCGACCCGTCTTCTCCTGTAATTTCTGATATTCCCGGATTATCTTATGGTATTGATAGCATGTTGTCGAAGGAAGTTGATATTCTGAAAGAGAATATAGACAAATATCTTGACAGAACAACGCTTGTAAATGATGTGTTTAACGACCTGTTTAATTTTAAACACTACGATGATATTGAAAACAGGTTGAATTTTATTATTCTTGATTCAATGATACAAGAGGAATTGCGAAAAAAAAATATTTATTCCGACTACGAATTTGGTGTTTACAGCCCGTTGAGAAATGTTATGATTATTGAAAAAACAGGGCATTATCATAAAAAACTACTTGAAGAAGGTTATGCTTTCAATATTTTTCCGAGGGATTTGTTTATGACCCCGGAATATCTTATGATTTATTTCCCTAACAAAGCAGCTTATCTTTTTATGCAAAACTGGCAGATGATTTTACTTTCTTTCATTCTGATTTTTATCATTGCTTTTTCGTTTAGTTACACAATAATTACAATTTTTAAGCAAAAGAAACTATCGGAAATGAAAAACGACTTCATCAATAATATGACACACGAGTTTAAAACCCCTATTTCAACCATTGCACTTTCCTGTGAAGTATTGTCCGATAACAGTGTGGAAAAATCACAACCACTATATAATAATTATATTCGTGTTATAAATGAAGAGAACAAAAGGCTGGGCGCTATGGCTGAGAAAATATTGCAAACGGCTGTGATTGACAAAGGACAGGTAAATTTACATACCGAACTCATTGATATACACAAAATTATTAATGAAACTGTCCAAAGCATCCGGATACAGGTTGAGGTGAAAAAAGGTATGATAAAAACAGAGCTTAATGCAGAAAACACTTTAATAAGCGCCGATAAAACCCACATAACAAATGTTATATATAACGTGATTGATAATGCCAACAAGTATTCCATTGTGAACCCGTATATCATTGTTAAAACCAACAGTGACAACAAGGGGATTCATATCACCGTTTGCGATAATGGCATTGGAATAAGCAAAGCAAACCAGAAGAAAATATTTGACAGGTTATACAGGGTGAACACCGGTAATGTCCACAATGTAAAAGGTTTCGGACTGGGGCTTCATTATGTGAAAACTATTGTGGAAACACATGGCGGAAAAGTAAACGTGGAAAGTGAAATTAAAAAAGGAACCACAATTTTTATTTTTCTGCCTTTTGATTGTAAAAAATAA
- a CDS encoding response regulator transcription factor, whose product MKKNIKILLAEDDKNLGEVLKTYLEVKGFTTMLCVNGDDALNAYMAENYDLCVFDIMMPLKDGFTLAKEIRKKDKKIPILFLTAKSMQEDILKGFQLGADDYITKPFSMEELLMRMTAILRRSAGNEKTGVPVHTYKLGNYIFDNTRQLLAFQNNEQKLTSKESELLRLLCEYANDVLDRSIALKEIWHDDSYFNARSMDVYITKLRKYLKEDNSVELINVHGTGFKLVGNIEPV is encoded by the coding sequence ATGAAAAAGAACATTAAAATATTATTAGCAGAAGATGACAAAAACCTTGGAGAAGTTCTGAAAACTTATCTGGAGGTAAAAGGGTTTACCACAATGCTTTGTGTAAATGGTGATGATGCGTTAAATGCTTATATGGCAGAAAATTACGACCTCTGCGTTTTTGATATAATGATGCCCTTAAAAGATGGCTTTACGCTGGCAAAAGAAATCAGGAAAAAAGATAAAAAAATCCCTATACTTTTTTTAACAGCCAAGTCCATGCAGGAGGATATTCTTAAGGGTTTTCAGCTTGGTGCTGACGACTATATCACAAAACCTTTCAGCATGGAAGAACTTTTGATGCGTATGACAGCAATATTGCGCCGTTCAGCGGGAAACGAAAAAACAGGAGTCCCAGTTCATACTTACAAACTTGGAAATTATATATTTGATAATACCCGGCAGTTGCTGGCTTTTCAGAACAATGAGCAGAAGCTGACTTCTAAGGAATCTGAACTATTACGCCTGCTTTGTGAATATGCCAACGATGTTCTTGACCGCAGTATTGCGTTAAAAGAAATCTGGCATGACGATAGTTATTTCAATGCAAGAAGCATGGATGTTTATATAACAAAGCTGCGCAAGTACCTGAAAGAAGATAATAGTGTGGAACTGATAAATGTTCACGGAACAGGGTTCAAGCTGGTTGGAAACATTGAACCTGTTTAA
- the ahcY gene encoding adenosylhomocysteinase — protein sequence METIMTQKIAYKVADINLAEWGRKEIEIAEKEMPGLMALREKYGKEKPLKDVRISGSLHMTIQTAVLIETLKELGADVRWASCNIFSTQDHAAAAIAKTGVPVFAWKGETLEDYWWCTLQALSFPGGKGPQLVVDDGGDATLLIHKGYHAENDAAILDKKANSNEEQVILNLLKKVLLEEPGKWHNLVKDWKGVSEETTTGVHRLYQMFEKGELLVPAINVNDSVTKSKFDNLYGCRESLADGIKRATDVMIAGKVVVVLGYGDVGKGCAKSMRSYGARVIVTEIDPICALQAAMEGFEVSLVENTLAEGNIFVTTTGNRDVITVEHMAKMNDQAIVCNIGHFDNEIQVDKLENFRGIKKITIKPQVDKYIFPDGHAIFMLAEGRLVNLGCATGHPSFVMSNSFTNQTLAQIDLWKNRDIYKIDVYRLPKYLDEEVARLHLEKIGVKLTKLTKEQADYIGVPVEGPYKAEHYRY from the coding sequence ATGGAAACAATTATGACTCAAAAGATTGCATATAAAGTCGCAGATATTAACCTGGCAGAATGGGGCAGAAAAGAAATTGAAATTGCCGAAAAGGAAATGCCGGGGCTTATGGCTTTACGCGAAAAATATGGAAAAGAAAAACCATTAAAAGATGTAAGAATTTCCGGCTCTTTGCATATGACGATACAAACAGCCGTACTTATCGAAACACTAAAAGAACTCGGAGCTGATGTGCGTTGGGCAAGCTGTAATATTTTTTCAACCCAGGACCACGCTGCGGCAGCTATCGCCAAAACAGGTGTCCCCGTATTTGCATGGAAAGGCGAAACCCTCGAAGATTATTGGTGGTGCACGCTTCAGGCATTATCTTTCCCCGGAGGAAAAGGCCCGCAACTTGTGGTTGATGACGGCGGTGATGCCACTTTACTGATTCACAAAGGATATCATGCGGAAAATGATGCTGCAATTCTTGATAAAAAAGCAAACAGCAATGAAGAACAGGTAATCCTCAACCTGCTGAAAAAAGTTCTGCTTGAAGAACCCGGGAAATGGCATAATCTGGTGAAAGACTGGAAAGGTGTTTCGGAAGAAACCACCACCGGCGTTCACCGTCTTTATCAAATGTTTGAAAAAGGAGAACTCCTTGTCCCGGCCATAAATGTGAATGATTCCGTTACCAAATCGAAATTTGATAACCTTTACGGCTGCCGCGAATCGCTTGCCGATGGAATAAAACGAGCTACGGATGTGATGATAGCAGGAAAAGTGGTAGTGGTTTTAGGTTACGGCGATGTGGGCAAAGGCTGTGCAAAATCCATGAGGTCTTACGGCGCCCGTGTCATTGTAACTGAAATTGATCCGATATGCGCCCTTCAGGCGGCCATGGAAGGCTTTGAAGTTTCGCTGGTGGAAAACACTCTGGCAGAAGGGAATATTTTTGTTACCACTACCGGAAATCGCGATGTTATTACCGTTGAGCACATGGCAAAAATGAACGACCAGGCTATTGTTTGCAATATTGGGCATTTTGATAATGAAATTCAGGTGGATAAACTGGAAAATTTTCGCGGAATTAAGAAAATTACCATTAAGCCACAGGTTGACAAATACATTTTCCCTGATGGCCATGCCATCTTTATGCTTGCCGAAGGCCGCCTAGTTAACCTGGGTTGTGCCACAGGGCATCCTTCCTTTGTGATGAGCAATTCATTCACCAATCAAACCCTTGCCCAGATTGATTTATGGAAAAACAGGGACATTTATAAAATTGATGTTTACAGGCTCCCAAAATATCTTGACGAAGAAGTTGCCCGCCTGCATCTTGAAAAAATCGGAGTTAAACTGACAAAACTTACAAAAGAACAAGCCGATTACATTGGTGTTCCGGTTGAAGGGCCATACAAGGCAGAACATTACAGGTATTAG
- a CDS encoding Ig-like domain-containing protein, whose protein sequence is MLRKIEKTINIIIVFLFILFVISCANIVSPSGGPRDNIPPMVKSSEPANYAVNFKDKKIKITFNEYVSLKDQAGQVVVSPPTDEEFEFGIKGKSIIINLPDSLKDSTVYTIYFGESVCDITEDNPISNYEFSFSRGGIMDSLQMQGIIIDALSLEPVKGVYIMLYDNDEDSTPVKQKPLYITKTNAKGKFILKHIKPGRFKIFALSDMNSDLLFNQPNESIAFSDSLRTPQYINKKSDSLAKADSTYVPEVVRNIELKMFLQPDSVQKLLKARSEVYRQIKLIFKNPVKELKINVLNKILPENWKTDEFSLSKDTLTCWLMDPDADSLKLEIVDDEYIVDTVTIALRQKPTDDKKPHKPGGKNVEEISKLALSSSASSGSLPYYKLLLLKCANPLASFDSSKIILSEKKDSLLIPVTFRASLDENPVKRTCVINYDWQPKTTYNLLVLPGAFTDIYKLTNDSLKVTFTTNSPEDYGKLFFTLKHESIEKKYLIQLLTESNTLISQKNAGNNQIVFENLIPANYKIRIVEDVNKNDKWDTGDYFKRKQPEPVFYFPQQINIRANWDTEFDFVLQ, encoded by the coding sequence ATGTTGAGGAAAATAGAAAAGACAATAAATATAATTATAGTATTTTTATTTATACTTTTTGTCATTTCCTGTGCCAATATTGTTTCACCATCGGGCGGGCCCAGAGATAATATTCCCCCTATGGTAAAGTCTTCCGAACCGGCAAATTATGCAGTAAATTTTAAAGATAAAAAAATAAAAATTACTTTTAATGAGTATGTTTCCCTGAAAGACCAGGCCGGCCAGGTGGTGGTTTCGCCGCCCACCGATGAAGAATTTGAATTTGGTATCAAAGGAAAATCCATCATCATTAATTTGCCCGACAGCCTGAAAGATTCGACCGTATATACGATTTATTTCGGAGAGTCTGTTTGTGATATAACAGAAGACAATCCCATTTCCAATTATGAATTTTCTTTTTCAAGAGGCGGCATTATGGATTCATTGCAAATGCAGGGTATAATCATAGATGCACTCTCTCTGGAGCCGGTAAAAGGCGTTTATATTATGCTTTATGACAACGACGAAGATTCAACTCCCGTAAAGCAAAAACCGCTTTATATTACAAAAACCAACGCAAAGGGGAAGTTTATTCTTAAACACATTAAGCCCGGCAGGTTTAAAATATTTGCACTGTCAGATATGAATTCAGATTTGTTATTCAACCAACCCAACGAAAGTATTGCTTTTTCCGATAGTCTGCGAACGCCACAATACATCAATAAAAAATCTGACAGCCTGGCAAAAGCGGATTCCACCTATGTGCCGGAAGTTGTCAGAAATATTGAACTTAAAATGTTTTTACAGCCCGATTCTGTTCAAAAATTGTTGAAAGCACGTTCAGAAGTTTACCGGCAGATTAAATTGATTTTTAAGAATCCGGTAAAAGAGTTAAAAATAAATGTGTTGAACAAAATTTTACCCGAAAACTGGAAAACAGATGAATTCTCACTAAGCAAGGATACACTTACCTGCTGGCTTATGGACCCGGATGCAGATTCCCTGAAACTTGAAATTGTTGATGATGAATATATTGTTGATACTGTGACGATTGCATTAAGGCAAAAGCCAACAGATGATAAAAAGCCACACAAACCCGGTGGTAAAAATGTTGAGGAAATAAGCAAATTGGCATTATCATCTTCTGCAAGTTCAGGTTCGCTGCCTTATTATAAACTCCTGCTGCTGAAATGTGCAAACCCTCTTGCCTCTTTCGATTCATCGAAAATCATTTTATCTGAAAAAAAAGACAGCCTGTTGATTCCGGTTACTTTTAGAGCATCTCTGGATGAAAATCCTGTAAAAAGGACATGTGTCATAAATTATGACTGGCAGCCAAAAACTACATATAATTTACTCGTATTGCCAGGAGCTTTTACCGACATTTATAAATTGACTAACGACAGCCTGAAAGTTACTTTTACAACAAACAGTCCGGAAGATTATGGTAAATTATTTTTTACATTAAAGCATGAAAGCATTGAAAAGAAGTATCTCATTCAATTATTAACTGAGAGCAATACTCTTATTTCTCAGAAAAATGCAGGTAACAACCAGATTGTTTTCGAGAATTTAATACCGGCAAATTATAAAATTCGTATTGTTGAAGATGTAAATAAAAATGACAAATGGGATACAGGAGATTATTTTAAAAGAA